The sequence below is a genomic window from Terriglobales bacterium.
CGTAGTTGGGGAATTGCCCGGTAAGCTGGCGCGATGTCAGCAGGCGTGGACCTACACGAAAGAAGAGCGTGGATTCGTCTCGTGCAAACTCCACTTCTTCCGCTTCGCCCAGTTGCAGCAGCGTGTTCAGCTCCGCCATGGCTTTTTTGGGAACCAGGGTTTTCAGCTCGCCCGAGACCTTGAATTTTGCCTTGGTGTTTTCAATGTGTGCGAGGCGGTGCCCGTCGGTTGCGACCATCGTCACCGATTCCGGCTTGAGCACCATGAGCGCGCCGTTTAACGTGTAGCGTGACTCTTCGTTGCTGATGGCAAAGATGGTTTTAGCGATCAAGGTGCGCAGAATCGCGGCTGGTATTTTGACCACGTCCGTTCCCGGGAAGTGCGGCAGCGCGGGGAAGTTGGCTCGCGCCATGCCCACCATTTTGGTGTTGGAGCGCCCCGACCGGATCGCCACCCAGTGGTTTTCCAGCATCCTGATGGAAATTTCGCCCTCGGGCAGCAGCTTTACATAATCGTAAAGTTTGCGCGCCGGCACTGTACATGAGCCTTCTTTCTTTACCTTGGCCACGCACGACGTGCGCAGGCTCAGATCCAGGTCGGTGGCGGTAATAGAGAGTTTGTCTCCCGCGGCCTCAAAAAGAAAATTAGACAGGATGGGAATCGTCGTCTTGCGCTCGACCACGCCCTGAGTGGCCGTCAGTTCTTTTTGCAGGTCGCTTTTGTTGACAATGATCTCCAAAGCTCCCTGTGTTTCTGTTCCCGCGCTGGTGCTGGGCATACCTGGGCTCCTGAGGAATTTGAGCGCTACTACTAGTACTTAACTTATATCAAAAAGAC
It includes:
- the dnaN gene encoding DNA polymerase III subunit beta → MPSTSAGTETQGALEIIVNKSDLQKELTATQGVVERKTTIPILSNFLFEAAGDKLSITATDLDLSLRTSCVAKVKKEGSCTVPARKLYDYVKLLPEGEISIRMLENHWVAIRSGRSNTKMVGMARANFPALPHFPGTDVVKIPAAILRTLIAKTIFAISNEESRYTLNGALMVLKPESVTMVATDGHRLAHIENTKAKFKVSGELKTLVPKKAMAELNTLLQLGEAEEVEFARDESTLFFRVGPRLLTSRQLTGQFPNYEAVLPRENNKIVTVKSEDLAGAIQRVAQFADERSGAIRMRLDKNEIKISSSSTETGESEDTIETAYAADAVTIGFNSQYLLDFLKVANTGEVRMELKDSQSAGQLRPDEKDEDYKYRYIVMPMRI